One stretch of Zingiber officinale cultivar Zhangliang chromosome 6B, Zo_v1.1, whole genome shotgun sequence DNA includes these proteins:
- the LOC121992537 gene encoding transcription termination factor MTERF8, chloroplastic-like, whose protein sequence is MMKRLHYFSFFCKTVYFSRSPHPHYAALLFAVLPYSDSATAAGAASATGKHMFMVQYLVDSCGFDQEKATEASKLLKGIQSRQQPDSVLAFLKSYGFDDASVKKLLRYSPKCLLLDVEKTLAPKFRAFEDLGLSPSDIVHLVRSNPRTVRIKHERTVPKIEFWQGLLGSKDALVKLFKRNRAILSYSIEKKIQPNLELLRECGLDGPKHTSVLRYCPQIAAQNADFLKTLISRAEDLGVPQTSGMFHITLRALLMVSPEKFKMQMELFRSFGWSEDNFVAAFQKCPTFTQGSLTALQRKMEFLINEVGYASSFIAIRPILLIMSLERRLIPRHRILATLKSRGHCESDYKVTSYMMASETKFVEKYIIFYKDRYPDLSELYASLKHTNTSDSGLQ, encoded by the coding sequence ATGATGAAGAGGCTACATTACTTCTCCTTCTTCTGCAAAACCGTGTATTTCAGTCGTTCTCCTCACCCCCACTATGCTGCCCTCCTCTTTGCCGTCTTACCTTACTCGGACTCCGCCACCGCCGCCGGCGCCGCATCCGCTACTGGGAAGCACATGTTCATGGTCCAATACCTCGTCGACTCATGTGGCTTCGACCAGGAGAAGGCCACCGAGGCCTCGAAGCTTCTCAAGGGCATCCAATCCCGGCAGCAGCCCGACTCCGTCCTTGCTTTCCTCAAAAGTTACGGCTTCGATGACGCATCAGTGAAAAAGCTCCTACGTTATTCACCCAAATGTCTTCTTTTGGACGTAGAGAAGACACTTGCGCCAAAGTTCCGAGCTTTCGAAGATCTGGGTCTCTCCCCATCCGACATCGTCCACCTCGTCCGGTCGAATCCCCGTACCGTCAGAATCAAACATGAACGCACTGTGCCTAAGATCGAATTTTGGCAAGGCCTTCTCGGGTCCAAGGATGCGCTGGTGAAGTTGTTCAAGAGAAACCGTGCGATTCTTTCGTACAGTATCGAGAAGAAGATCCAGCCCAACCTTGAGTTGCTCCGGGAATGCGGCTTGGACGGCCCAAAGCATACCTCTGTGTTGCGGTACTGCCCACAGATCGCGGCACAGAATGCTGATTTCTTGAAGACCTTGATCAGTCGCGCGGAGGACTTGGGAGTGCCACAGACATCGGGGATGTTCCATATTACTCTGCGTGCACTCTTGATGGTCAGTCcagagaagttcaagatgcaaatgGAATTGTTCCGGAGCTTTGGGTGGTCAGAGGACAATTTTGTTGCGGCATTCCAAAAGTGTCCTACCTTCACACAAGGGTCTTTGACGGCATTGCAGAGAAAAATGGAGTTTTTGATAAATGAGGTTGGCTATGCTTCTTCTTTCATTGCTATACGTCCGATACTATTGATAATGAGCTTGGAGAGAAGGTTAATTCCAAGACATCGGATCTTGGCAACCTTGAAGTCTAGGGGGCACTGTGAAAGTGATTACAAAGTGACGTCATATATGATGGCTTCTGAGACCAAATTTGTAGAGAAGTACATTATCTTCTATAAGGATAGATATCCAGATCTGAGTGAACTCTACGCAAGCTTGAAACACACAAATACTTCTGATTCTGGACTTCAATGA